The following are encoded together in the Scomber japonicus isolate fScoJap1 chromosome 20, fScoJap1.pri, whole genome shotgun sequence genome:
- the atad1b gene encoding outer mitochondrial transmembrane helix translocase isoform X2, whose translation MQITWRDIAGLDEVITELKETVILPVQKRHLFQGSRLLQPPKGVLLYGPPGCGKTLIAKATAKEAGFRFINLQPSTLTDKWYGESQKLAAAVFSLAVKLQPSIIFIDEIDSFLRSRSSSDHEATAMMKAQFMSLWDGLDTDCHCQVIIMGATNRPQDLDSAILRRMPTRFHINQPSQRQREEILKLILENESVDSSVDLVDVAKETDGFSGSDLREMCRDAALLCVRDFVHAQNDSVSEDFIRPIHQSDMQKAVGKMKKSKTAGGHGVLLHAALD comes from the exons ATGCag atcacCTGGAGGGACATTGCAGGTCTGGATGAGGTCATCACTGAGTTGAAGGAGACGGTGATCTTACCGGTTCAGAAGAGACACCTGTTCCAGGGATCCCGCCTGCTGCAGCCTCccaaag gtGTGCTGTTGTACGGGCCGCCGGGCTGCGGTAAGACGCTGATCGCCAAGGCGACGGCGAAGGAGGCGGGGTTTCGCTTCATCAACCTGCAGCCGAGCACGCTGACGGACAAATGGTACGGAGAGTCCCAGAAGCTTGCCGCTGCTGTCTTCTCATTGGCTGTTAAACTACAGCCCTCCATCATCTTCATCGATGAgatag ACTCGTTCCTGAGGAGCAGGTCCAGTTCTGATCACGAGGCGACGGCCATGATGAAAGCTCAGTTCATGAGTCTGTGGGACGGACTGGACACGGACTGCCACTGCCAG GTGATCATTATGGGAGCCACGAATCGTCCTCAAGATCTGGACTCTGCGATTCTGAGGAGGATGCCGACGAGGTTCCACATCAACCAGccg TCTCAACGTCAGCGAGAGGAAATCCTGAAACTCATCCTGGAGAACGAGAGT GTGGATTCGTCGGTCGACCTCGTGGACGTCGCCAAGGAAACGGACGGATTCTCAGGAAGTGACCTCAGAGAGATGTGTCGCGACGCGGCGCTGCTGTGCGTCCGAGACTTCGTCCACGCTCAGAACGACAG TGTTTCGGAGGATTTCATTCGTCCGATCCATCAGAGCGACATGCAGAAGGCCGTCGGGAAGATGAAGAAGTCGAAGACGGCGGGCGGCCATGGCGTCCTGCTGCACGCCGCTCTGGACTGA
- the bbs1 gene encoding Bardet-Biedl syndrome 1 protein, translating into MEACPGGGQWLDAHYDPVACVNTFSSCVALADLSGDGENRLVVGDVGGVGGMKLKVFGGTALLSDSSLLDLPAGLAAFFMDLHEPRIPAVAVASGPSVYVYKNLRPYFKFTLPGSEVNALEQDVWRQVGEGHIDHVTLKEMLESIRKQADVPLSVRSLHFLSLDATATDDFVQLHKQQPIRRQTVITCIATLKKSTADEDGVSCLVIGTESSDVYILDPEAFIILAKMSLPDAPSMMDVTGQFDVEFRITVACRNGNIYILRRDSDKPKYCIELSAHPVGLVRVGKNVVVGCTDETLQAFTQKGKKLWSVVLPAPVTTMASMDLPTRGFQAVLVGLANCEVHLYRDKNLLSTMKTPDAVSSICFGRYGREDGTLIMTTKSGGLIVKILKRTAAFEDRDGAPGPPPAQSVRLNVPKKTKLYVDQTLRERDCGAAMHRAFQMDLSRLRLAATKAYVKALESSLTPVSSSLTEPLKMNAVVQGLGPSFKLTLNVQNTAACRPVMNLAVSFLYDENLYRMRTPYMRIPLLVPGLVYPVETFVECTSDKGISDIIKVFVLHEGRSAPLLTAHINMPVSEGVTLN; encoded by the exons atggAGGCGTGTCCCGGCGGAGGCCAGTGGTTGGACGCTCACTACGACCCGGTGGCTTGCGTGAACACGTTCTCGTCCTGCGTGGCGCTAGCCGACCTGAGCGGAGACGGAGAGAACCGATTGGTCGTCGGAGacgtggggggggtgggggggatgaAGCTGAAGGTGTTCGGGGGGACGGCGTTGCTAAGCGACAGCTCGCTGCTCGACCTCCCCGCCGGACTCGCCGCCTTCTTCATGGATCTACACGAACCCAGAATCCCCGCCGTCGCCGTGGCGTCCGGACCCTCCGTCTACGTCTACAAGAACCTCAGACCCTACTTCAAGTTCACTCTGccggggtcagaggtcaacgcCCTGGAgcag gACGTGTGGCGGCAGGTGGGGGAGGGGCATATTGATCATGTGACCTTAAAGGAAATGTTGGAGAGCATCAGGAAGCAGGCCGACGTGCCGCTGTCCGTCCGCTCGCTGCACTTCCTGTCGCTGGACGCCACGGCAACCGACGACTTCGTCCAGCTGCACaaacagcagccaatcagacggCAG ACGGTCATCACCTGCATCGCTACGCTGAAGAAGAGCACCGCCGACGAGGACGGAGTCAGCTGTTTGGTGATCGGCACGGAGAGCAGCGACGTCTACATCCTCGACCCCGAAGCCTTCATCATCCTGGCCAAG atgtctCTTCCTGATGCTCCCTCCATGATGGATGTGACGGGTCAGTTTGATGTGGAGTTTCGTATCACGGTGGCGTGCCGTAACGGGAACATCTACATCCTGCGCAG GGACTCGGACAAACCGAAGTACTGCATCGAGCTGTCGGCCCATCCGGTGGGTTTGGTGAGAGTCGGGAAGAACGTGGTGGTGGGCTGCACCGACGAGACCCTGCAGGCCTTCACTCAGAAG GGCAAGAAGCTTTGGTCGGTGGTCCTCCCGGCCCCCGTCACCACCATGGCGTCCATGGACCTGCCCACCAGGGGCTTCCAGGCGGTTCTGGTGGGTCTGGCTAACTGCGAGGTCCACCTGTACCGGGACAAGAACCTGCTGAGCACCATGAAGACTCCGGACGCCGTCAGCAGCATCTGCTTCGGCCGGTACGGGCGCGAGGACGGGACCCTCATCATGACCACCAAGAGCGGGGGCCTGATAGTGAAGATCCTGAAGAGGACCGCGGCGTTCGAGGACCGGGACGGCGCCCCGGGTCCGCCGCCGGCCCAGAGCGTCCGCCTCAATGTGCCCAAGAAGACCAAGCTGTACGTGGACCAGACGCTGCGGGAGCGGGACTGCGGCGCCGCCATGCACCGAGCCTTCCAGATGGACCTGAGCCGCCTGCGCCTGGCCGCCACCAAGGCCTACGTGAAGGCTCTGGAGTCCAGCCTGACCCCCGTGTCCTCCAGCCTCACCGAGCCCCTCAAGATGAACGCCGTGGTCCAGGGTCTGGGTCCGTCCTTCAAGCTCACCCTGAACGTGCAGAACACGGCGGCGTGCCGGCCGGTCATGAACCTGGCCGTCAGCTTCCTGTACGACGAGAACCTGTACCGGATGAGGACCCCCTACATGAGGATCCCGCTGCTGGTCCCAGGTCTGGTCTACCCCGTGGAGACCTTCGTGGAGTGCACCAGCGATAAGGGGATCTCTGACATCATCAAGGTCTTCGTCCTCCACGAAGGCCGGAGCGCCCCCCTTCTGACGGCCCACATCAACATGCCGGTCAGCGAGGGGGTCACGCTCAACTGA
- the atad1b gene encoding outer mitochondrial transmembrane helix translocase isoform X1, translated as MVLRELPADPLARPLGRNEVLGLLFRLTVFGAVTYFTIKWMVDAIDPTRKQKLEAQKQAEKLMRQIGVKNVKLSEYEMSIAAHLVDPLTMQITWRDIAGLDEVITELKETVILPVQKRHLFQGSRLLQPPKGVLLYGPPGCGKTLIAKATAKEAGFRFINLQPSTLTDKWYGESQKLAAAVFSLAVKLQPSIIFIDEIDSFLRSRSSSDHEATAMMKAQFMSLWDGLDTDCHCQVIIMGATNRPQDLDSAILRRMPTRFHINQPSQRQREEILKLILENESVDSSVDLVDVAKETDGFSGSDLREMCRDAALLCVRDFVHAQNDSVSEDFIRPIHQSDMQKAVGKMKKSKTAGGHGVLLHAALD; from the exons ATGGTTCTAAGGGAGCTCCCTGCAGACCCGCTGGCTCGCCCGCTGGGCAGGAACGAGGTTCTAGGTCTCCTGTTCCGTCTCACCGTGTTCGGAGCCGTGACGTACTTCACCATCAAGTGGATGGTCGACGCCATCGACCCGACCAGGAAGCAGAAGCTGGAGGCTCAGAAACAG GCCGAGAAGTTGATGCGTCAGATCGGAGTAAAAAACGTGAAACTGTCCGAATACGAGATGAGTATCGCTGCTCACCTGGTGGACCCCCTGACCATGCag atcacCTGGAGGGACATTGCAGGTCTGGATGAGGTCATCACTGAGTTGAAGGAGACGGTGATCTTACCGGTTCAGAAGAGACACCTGTTCCAGGGATCCCGCCTGCTGCAGCCTCccaaag gtGTGCTGTTGTACGGGCCGCCGGGCTGCGGTAAGACGCTGATCGCCAAGGCGACGGCGAAGGAGGCGGGGTTTCGCTTCATCAACCTGCAGCCGAGCACGCTGACGGACAAATGGTACGGAGAGTCCCAGAAGCTTGCCGCTGCTGTCTTCTCATTGGCTGTTAAACTACAGCCCTCCATCATCTTCATCGATGAgatag ACTCGTTCCTGAGGAGCAGGTCCAGTTCTGATCACGAGGCGACGGCCATGATGAAAGCTCAGTTCATGAGTCTGTGGGACGGACTGGACACGGACTGCCACTGCCAG GTGATCATTATGGGAGCCACGAATCGTCCTCAAGATCTGGACTCTGCGATTCTGAGGAGGATGCCGACGAGGTTCCACATCAACCAGccg TCTCAACGTCAGCGAGAGGAAATCCTGAAACTCATCCTGGAGAACGAGAGT GTGGATTCGTCGGTCGACCTCGTGGACGTCGCCAAGGAAACGGACGGATTCTCAGGAAGTGACCTCAGAGAGATGTGTCGCGACGCGGCGCTGCTGTGCGTCCGAGACTTCGTCCACGCTCAGAACGACAG TGTTTCGGAGGATTTCATTCGTCCGATCCATCAGAGCGACATGCAGAAGGCCGTCGGGAAGATGAAGAAGTCGAAGACGGCGGGCGGCCATGGCGTCCTGCTGCACGCCGCTCTGGACTGA
- the LOC128380956 gene encoding uncharacterized protein LOC128380956, giving the protein MITIITIIIIIIIIITITTITITIITIIITITIIITTITIIITTITIIITTIIIIIIAIITIIITIITIITIIIITIITIIIIIIITITITTITIITIIITITTIIIIITIIIITITIITIITITIITIIITITTIIIIITIIIITITIITIIIITIITIIITIITIITIIITITIIITTITIIITTIIIIIITITITTITIITIIITITIITIIITTITITTIIITITIITIIITITIIITTITIIITTIIIIIIAIITIIITIIIITIITIIITITTIIIIITITTITITTIIIITTIITIIITIISVV; this is encoded by the coding sequence atgatcaccatcatcaccatcatcatcatcatcatcatcatcatcaccatcaccaccatcaccatcaccatcatcaccatcatcatcaccatcaccatcatcatcaccaccatcaccatcatcatcaccaccatcaccatcatcatcaccaccatcatcatcatcatcatcgccatcatcaccatcatcatcaccatcatcaccatcatcaccatcatcatcatcaccatcatcaccatcatcatcatcatcatcatcaccatcaccatcaccaccatcaccatcatcaccatcatcatcaccatcaccaccatcatcatcatcatcaccatcatcatcatcaccatcaccatcatcaccatcatcaccatcaccatcatcaccatcatcatcaccatcaccaccatcatcatcatcatcaccatcatcatcatcaccatcaccatcatcaccatcatcatcatcaccatcatcaccatcatcatcaccatcatcaccatcatcaccatcatcatcaccatcaccatcatcatcaccaccatcaccatcatcatcaccaccatcatcatcatcatcatcaccatcaccatcaccaccatcaccatcatcaccatcatcatcaccatcaccatcatcaccatcataatcaccaccatcaccatcaccaccatcatcatcaccatcaccatcatcaccatcatcatcaccatcaccatcatcatcaccaccatcaccatcatcatcaccaccatcatcatcatcatcatcgccatcatcaccatcatcatcaccatcatcatcatcaccatcatcaccatcatcatcaccatcaccaccatcatcatcatcatcaccatcaccaccatcaccatcaccaccatcatcatcatcaccaccatcataaccatcatcatcaccatcatcagcgtagtgtag